A portion of the Rhodanobacter sp. AS-Z3 genome contains these proteins:
- a CDS encoding LysR family transcriptional regulator, which translates to MQHSMISMGLAAVSLRDLSLVQAVHRHGSFNSAARAMHISPSGLSHQVQKVEQALGAPLFERGGRKIVSTAGGQRLLQQIDAVLTAAEHLQQLARAGEVAFGGELRLGVPASLGPYLLPHLIAPFPQHFPGARLGISEGKPRGLLRRLSEGELDAVLAPPAPALSGIASRPLFFEPWELMLRADHPLAGQREIALDQLDPAEATLMTESHADGLHCEGSEHGHVQDVSLESLAALVSLRGGYALVPALAHERLASMPNIVLAKLKGLESGREIALYWRDASPWSEDLDGFAELLRKLAKRLKVLRLTNFVEKASV; encoded by the coding sequence ATGCAGCATTCGATGATTTCGATGGGCCTTGCGGCCGTCTCGCTGCGCGACCTCAGTCTTGTGCAGGCAGTACATCGCCACGGCAGTTTCAACAGTGCCGCCCGCGCCATGCACATCAGTCCGTCAGGCCTGTCGCACCAGGTGCAGAAAGTGGAGCAAGCCCTGGGTGCGCCGTTGTTCGAGCGCGGCGGTAGGAAAATCGTGTCCACCGCAGGCGGACAACGATTGTTGCAGCAAATTGATGCCGTATTGACTGCGGCCGAACACCTGCAGCAGCTCGCGCGTGCCGGCGAAGTCGCGTTTGGCGGCGAATTGCGCCTCGGCGTGCCGGCCTCGCTGGGGCCGTATCTGCTGCCGCATCTGATCGCGCCGTTTCCGCAGCATTTTCCCGGTGCGCGGTTAGGCATCTCCGAAGGCAAGCCACGCGGACTGTTGCGGCGGCTGAGCGAAGGTGAGCTGGATGCGGTGCTGGCGCCACCGGCACCAGCGCTCAGCGGTATTGCATCACGCCCGCTGTTCTTCGAGCCGTGGGAATTGATGCTGCGTGCTGATCATCCGCTGGCCGGTCAGCGTGAAATTGCGCTGGATCAACTTGATCCCGCTGAAGCAACGCTGATGACTGAAAGCCACGCCGACGGGCTGCATTGCGAAGGCAGCGAGCATGGGCACGTGCAGGATGTCAGCCTGGAAAGTCTGGCTGCGCTGGTCAGCTTGCGTGGAGGCTATGCGCTGGTGCCGGCCTTGGCGCACGAGCGCCTGGCATCGATGCCCAATATTGTGCTGGCCAAATTGAAGGGGCTGGAGAGCGGGCGTGAAATTGCCCTGTATTGGCGCGATGCCTCCCCGTGGAGTGAGGACTTGGATGGGTTTGCGGAGCTTCTGCGAAAACTGGCCAAGCGGCTGAAGGTATTGAGGTTGACGAATTTTGTGGAAAAAGCATCCGTGTAG
- the typA gene encoding translational GTPase TypA translates to MSIENLRNIAIVAHVDHGKTTLVDCLLKQSGTLSERTVLAERVMDSNDQEKERGITILAKNTAITWNGNRINIVDTPGHADFGGEVERVLSMVDSVLILVDAMDGPMPQTRFVTQKAFAMGFKPIVVINKVDRPGARPEWVVEQVWDLFDRLGATPEQMDFPIVYASALNGYAGLNDDVREGDMTPLYEAIMQHVSKPDVDPDGAFQMRISQLDYSSFVGVIGIGRIQRGTLKKGMPVSVIDRHGKKRQGKVMQVLGFLGLERIEQDSAEAGDIVAISGISDLTISDTICALDTPEALPALTVDEPTISMTFQVNNSPFAGNKDLSGGKFLTSRQLRERLEREQVHNVALKVEEGSDADKFLVSGRGELHLSVLIENMRREGYELAVSRAEVIIKEIDGQKMEPIEQLVVDVEEVHQGAVMERLGARKGQLKNMESDGKGRVRLDYEIPARGLIGFQNQFKTLTQGSGLLFHVFDHYGPKEDGQIAKRLNGVMIANAGGSTPAYSLGPLQERGKLFAAEGDNVYEGQLVGIHAKDNDLTVNVIKPKPLTNMRASGKDDAIQLTPAIKFTLEQALDFIDDDELVEITPKEIRLRKKNLTENDRKRSSRG, encoded by the coding sequence ATGTCTATCGAAAACCTGCGCAATATCGCCATCGTCGCCCACGTCGATCACGGCAAGACCACCCTCGTCGATTGTCTGCTCAAGCAGTCCGGCACGCTCAGCGAGCGCACCGTGCTCGCCGAACGCGTAATGGACTCGAACGACCAGGAAAAGGAACGTGGCATCACGATCCTGGCCAAGAACACCGCGATCACCTGGAACGGCAATCGCATCAACATCGTCGACACCCCGGGACATGCTGACTTCGGCGGCGAAGTCGAGCGCGTGCTGTCGATGGTCGACTCGGTGCTGATCCTGGTCGACGCGATGGACGGCCCGATGCCGCAGACCCGCTTCGTGACGCAGAAGGCGTTCGCGATGGGCTTCAAGCCAATCGTGGTGATCAACAAGGTCGACCGTCCGGGCGCGCGTCCGGAATGGGTGGTCGAGCAGGTCTGGGATTTGTTTGACCGTCTCGGTGCCACGCCGGAACAGATGGACTTCCCGATCGTCTACGCTTCGGCGCTGAACGGTTACGCCGGTCTCAATGATGACGTCCGCGAAGGCGACATGACCCCGCTGTACGAAGCGATCATGCAGCACGTCAGCAAGCCGGACGTGGACCCGGACGGCGCGTTCCAGATGCGCATCAGCCAGCTCGATTACAGCAGTTTCGTCGGCGTGATCGGCATCGGTCGCATCCAGCGCGGCACCCTGAAGAAGGGCATGCCGGTCAGCGTGATCGATCGGCACGGCAAGAAGCGCCAGGGCAAGGTGATGCAGGTGCTGGGCTTCCTCGGCCTGGAGCGGATCGAGCAGGACAGCGCCGAGGCCGGCGACATCGTGGCCATCTCGGGTATTTCCGACCTGACCATTTCCGACACCATTTGCGCGCTGGACACGCCCGAGGCGCTGCCGGCATTGACTGTCGACGAACCAACCATCTCGATGACCTTCCAGGTCAACAACTCGCCGTTCGCCGGCAACAAGGATCTGAGCGGCGGCAAGTTCCTCACCAGCCGCCAGCTGCGCGAGCGCCTCGAGCGCGAGCAAGTGCACAACGTGGCGCTGAAGGTTGAGGAAGGTTCGGACGCCGACAAGTTCCTGGTCTCCGGCCGCGGCGAATTGCATTTGTCGGTGCTGATCGAGAACATGCGTCGCGAAGGCTACGAGCTGGCGGTGTCGCGTGCCGAAGTGATCATCAAGGAAATCGACGGCCAGAAGATGGAGCCGATCGAGCAACTGGTGGTCGACGTGGAAGAAGTCCACCAGGGCGCCGTGATGGAACGCCTCGGTGCGCGCAAAGGCCAGCTGAAGAACATGGAGTCCGACGGCAAGGGTCGCGTGCGTCTGGATTACGAGATCCCGGCGCGTGGCCTGATCGGCTTCCAGAACCAGTTCAAGACCCTGACCCAGGGTTCGGGCCTGCTGTTCCACGTGTTCGACCATTACGGTCCGAAGGAAGACGGCCAGATCGCCAAGCGCCTCAATGGCGTGATGATCGCCAACGCGGGTGGCAGCACCCCGGCCTACTCGCTCGGGCCGTTGCAGGAGCGTGGCAAGCTGTTCGCCGCCGAAGGCGACAACGTGTATGAAGGCCAGCTGGTCGGCATCCACGCCAAGGACAATGACCTCACCGTCAACGTGATCAAGCCCAAGCCGCTGACCAACATGCGCGCCTCCGGCAAGGACGATGCGATCCAGCTGACCCCGGCGATCAAGTTCACGCTGGAACAGGCGCTGGACTTCATCGACGACGACGAGCTGGTCGAGATCACTCCGAAAGAGATCCGCCTGCGCAAGAAGAACCTCACCGAGAACGATCGCAAGCGCTCCTCGCGCGGCTGA
- a CDS encoding GntP family permease: protein MAFLIVLAALCFLMFAAYRGYSVILFAPIAALGAVLLTDPSLVAPMFTGLFMDKMVGFLKLYFPVFMLGAVFGKLIELSGFSKSIVAATIGLVGRSRAILSIVLVCALLTYGGVSLFVVVFAVYPFAAELFRQSDIPKRLIPGTIALGAFTFTMDSLPGTPQIQNIIPTSFFGTTTWAAPWLGTIGGVFILIVGLTYLDWRRRKAAAADEGYGDNLLNEPVPFEAATLPHPLIALLPLVLVGVCNKLLTDVIPRAYGETQSFLPSVVGHAHPVVQEVSKLTAIWAVEGALLIGVLCVLIFAWRAVTTRLAVGSQAAVSGALLASMNTASEYGFGAVIAALPGFKLVADALHSIPNPLINEAVTVTALAGITGSASGGMSIALGAMAETFIANANAAGIPMEVLHRVAAMASGGMDTLPHNGAVITLLAVTGLTHRQAYKDIFAITVIKTLAVLVVIAAYYLFGVV, encoded by the coding sequence ATGGCGTTCCTGATCGTGCTGGCCGCATTGTGCTTCCTCATGTTCGCGGCGTATCGCGGCTACAGCGTCATCCTGTTCGCGCCGATCGCTGCGCTGGGCGCGGTATTACTGACCGATCCGTCACTGGTCGCGCCGATGTTCACCGGCCTGTTCATGGACAAGATGGTCGGCTTCCTCAAGTTGTATTTCCCGGTATTCATGCTGGGCGCGGTGTTCGGCAAGCTGATCGAGCTGTCCGGGTTCTCCAAATCCATCGTCGCGGCAACCATCGGCCTGGTTGGCCGCAGTCGGGCGATTCTGTCGATCGTATTGGTATGTGCGCTGCTGACCTACGGCGGCGTGTCGTTGTTCGTGGTGGTGTTCGCGGTCTACCCGTTCGCGGCTGAGTTGTTCCGCCAGTCGGATATCCCCAAGCGGCTGATACCGGGAACCATCGCGCTGGGCGCGTTCACTTTCACCATGGACTCGCTGCCGGGCACGCCGCAGATCCAGAACATCATTCCCACGTCGTTCTTCGGCACCACAACGTGGGCCGCACCATGGCTGGGCACGATCGGCGGCGTGTTCATCCTGATTGTCGGCCTGACCTATCTGGACTGGCGCCGACGCAAGGCCGCCGCCGCGGACGAAGGCTACGGCGATAACCTGTTGAACGAACCGGTACCGTTCGAAGCCGCCACGTTGCCGCATCCGTTGATCGCCCTGCTGCCGCTGGTGCTGGTTGGCGTCTGCAACAAACTGCTCACCGACGTGATTCCCCGCGCGTATGGCGAAACCCAGTCGTTCCTGCCCAGCGTGGTCGGCCACGCCCATCCGGTGGTGCAGGAAGTGTCCAAGCTCACCGCGATCTGGGCGGTGGAAGGCGCCCTGCTGATCGGCGTGCTGTGCGTGCTGATCTTTGCATGGCGCGCGGTGACCACGCGACTGGCCGTGGGTAGCCAGGCCGCCGTGAGCGGCGCGTTGCTCGCCTCCATGAACACCGCTTCGGAATACGGCTTCGGTGCAGTGATCGCCGCCCTGCCCGGCTTCAAGCTGGTCGCCGATGCGCTGCACTCGATTCCCAACCCGCTGATCAACGAAGCGGTCACCGTCACCGCGCTGGCCGGCATCACCGGATCGGCCTCCGGCGGCATGAGCATCGCGCTGGGCGCGATGGCGGAAACCTTCATTGCCAACGCGAATGCCGCCGGCATTCCGATGGAAGTGCTGCATCGCGTAGCTGCCATGGCCTCCGGTGGCATGGACACGCTGCCACACAATGGTGCGGTCATTACCCTGCTGGCCGTCACCGGACTCACCCATCGGCAGGCGTACAAGGACATCTTCGCGATCACCGTGATCAAGACGCTCGCGGTGCTGGTGGTGATTGCTGCGTACTACTTGTTCGGCGTGGTCTGA
- a CDS encoding TonB-dependent receptor, whose product MKRTYLSSAIGLVLGLAFIAPLQAQQAASSPAASKPTAAKQAEAKELQEVTVSARRRDESLEKVPVAVTAFSGEDMKDLQANSIDGLQSAVPNMNIVQGRGSSSAVNIFIRGIGQPDALQTFDPGVGMYVDDVYYSRIQGALISLFDVERVEVLRGPQGTLYGKNSTGGAVKVVTKSPPEATEGSVEAGFGNFGRREGKFYLGGPLAGAWSASIAGAVTRTDGYVTDPATDHNYNDENTKAVRGKLRYHPSENFDAVLSLDYTKMDTGLTLGQPVSSLTQTVLPLNTTVVLYTPNPNQKYDFKTHTSLPTNDGQHLKHGGAALNMNWKLSDQWNFKSITAFRKLDSDSYIDIDASKFSLGDVLVDFHQKQASQELQLQYDNGSNLQAVYGLYYLRETVPSHQEAYANDLFSNGGVPVSFLRTIDDDLTTTTYAGFAHMNWEFVPSWTLAAGVRYSSDHKDYDRTTSIFWNSTSLYLGFIPFPALNGSPVAFNGNKRWNAWTPSVSLQKQIDPQTMAYVSASRGFKSGGFNGRANSAAETLTAEYNPEYVWTYELGLKWRSADNKLQANLAAFHSDYTDFQARVSEVQNPGAMRPTFAFPVINAAKLKMDGVEFEGAAVFDDGTRLSAQVGYMNARYAKFTDHRLNPSDPLYNPSLHDHVPFSPTWTSRLAATHAFNLSSGSAITIGADWAYRGETWLSVDNYAALSQKAYSVTGLFGVFDSADGHWQFRTGVRNLGDKVYKTDGQEFSSVGNIRTAYYGMPRNWYANLRYNF is encoded by the coding sequence ATGAAACGCACGTATCTGAGTTCGGCGATTGGTCTGGTTTTGGGTCTGGCTTTCATCGCACCGCTGCAGGCGCAGCAGGCCGCCAGCAGCCCGGCTGCCAGCAAGCCGACCGCAGCGAAGCAGGCTGAGGCCAAGGAGCTGCAGGAAGTGACGGTCAGCGCACGGCGTCGAGATGAATCGCTGGAGAAGGTGCCGGTAGCGGTCACCGCCTTCAGTGGCGAGGACATGAAAGACCTGCAGGCCAACAGCATCGACGGACTGCAGAGCGCGGTGCCAAACATGAACATCGTGCAGGGTCGCGGTTCGTCATCGGCGGTCAACATCTTCATTCGCGGCATCGGTCAGCCCGATGCACTGCAAACCTTTGATCCCGGCGTCGGCATGTATGTCGATGACGTTTACTACTCGCGTATCCAGGGCGCGCTGATCAGCCTGTTCGACGTGGAGCGCGTTGAAGTGCTGCGTGGCCCGCAGGGCACGCTGTACGGCAAGAATTCCACCGGCGGCGCGGTGAAGGTAGTCACCAAGAGCCCACCGGAGGCCACCGAAGGTTCCGTCGAAGCCGGCTTCGGTAACTTCGGCCGGCGCGAGGGCAAGTTCTATCTGGGTGGCCCGTTGGCAGGCGCCTGGTCGGCATCGATCGCCGGTGCGGTGACGCGGACGGATGGCTATGTCACCGATCCGGCCACCGACCACAACTACAACGACGAAAACACCAAGGCCGTGCGCGGCAAGTTGCGCTATCACCCATCGGAGAATTTCGATGCGGTGCTGAGCCTCGACTACACCAAGATGGACACCGGCCTGACCCTCGGTCAGCCGGTCTCCTCCCTGACGCAGACCGTCCTGCCATTGAACACCACCGTGGTGTTGTACACGCCGAACCCGAACCAGAAGTATGACTTCAAGACGCATACCTCACTGCCCACGAACGACGGTCAGCACCTGAAACATGGTGGCGCGGCGCTCAACATGAACTGGAAGCTGTCTGACCAGTGGAATTTCAAGAGCATCACGGCGTTCCGCAAGCTGGACAGCGATTCCTACATCGACATTGACGCATCGAAGTTCTCGCTGGGTGACGTGCTGGTCGATTTCCACCAGAAGCAGGCCAGTCAGGAGCTGCAGCTGCAGTACGACAATGGCAGCAACCTGCAGGCGGTCTATGGTCTGTACTACCTGCGTGAAACCGTGCCGTCGCATCAGGAGGCGTATGCCAACGATCTGTTTTCCAACGGCGGCGTTCCGGTCAGCTTCCTGCGTACCATCGACGACGACCTGACCACGACCACTTATGCGGGCTTTGCTCACATGAACTGGGAATTCGTGCCGAGCTGGACGCTGGCTGCGGGCGTGCGTTACAGCAGTGACCACAAGGATTACGACCGCACCACCAGCATCTTCTGGAACTCCACCTCGTTGTATCTGGGCTTCATACCGTTCCCGGCGCTGAATGGCTCACCGGTGGCGTTTAACGGGAACAAGCGCTGGAACGCGTGGACACCGAGCGTCAGTCTGCAAAAGCAGATCGACCCCCAGACCATGGCTTACGTGTCGGCCAGTCGCGGCTTCAAGTCGGGTGGCTTCAATGGTCGGGCAAACTCGGCGGCGGAAACCCTCACTGCCGAGTACAACCCCGAATACGTGTGGACCTACGAGCTGGGCCTGAAGTGGCGTTCGGCCGACAACAAGTTGCAGGCAAACCTGGCGGCGTTCCATAGCGACTACACCGACTTCCAGGCACGCGTTTCTGAAGTGCAGAACCCAGGTGCGATGCGGCCGACGTTCGCCTTCCCGGTGATCAACGCGGCGAAGCTGAAAATGGATGGCGTGGAATTTGAAGGCGCTGCCGTGTTCGACGATGGTACCCGCCTGTCCGCGCAGGTCGGCTACATGAATGCGCGCTACGCCAAATTCACCGATCACCGCCTCAATCCGAGCGACCCGCTGTACAACCCGAGCCTGCATGATCATGTCCCGTTCTCGCCCACCTGGACCTCGCGTCTGGCAGCGACACACGCGTTCAATTTGAGCAGCGGCAGTGCCATTACCATTGGCGCTGACTGGGCTTACCGCGGTGAAACCTGGCTGAGCGTGGACAACTACGCAGCGTTGAGTCAGAAGGCGTACTCGGTGACCGGCCTGTTCGGTGTTTTTGACTCCGCCGATGGCCACTGGCAGTTCCGCACCGGCGTGCGCAATCTTGGCGACAAGGTCTACAAGACCGACGGTCAGGAATTCTCCAGCGTAGGCAACATCCGCACGGCGTACTACGGCATGCCGCGCAACTGGTACGCCAACCTGCGCTATAACTTCTGA
- a CDS encoding PHB depolymerase family esterase, with product MNTRWVARLIWLALLTSAGSACAKDPGSSLPKLKMDAGRVAVVGLSSGAYMATQANLAYPELFPNAAMVAGGPYGCAGGKLDVALGSCMKGVPEPDVAALVITAGKRSAAGEIGALQDLAHSRIYLLHGTDDALVTPTVAEAGAHFYEQLRDHTPGLTSMQVHDDGQRAFAHNLPVVGSGDDCDKSVAPYLGHCGFDAAGEIFAQMFGKPSHAPGQARGELRSFDQNTLRPDGADAFMADTGYVYVPAACAAGKPCGLVVAFHGCKQNADAVGEAFVKDAGFNRWADVYGVAVLYPQTRASFAPLNPQACWDWWGYSGADYDSRHGVQLRWLVNAVHALGLPAGH from the coding sequence ATGAATACCCGATGGGTAGCCCGCCTGATTTGGCTGGCCTTGCTGACCAGCGCCGGCAGTGCCTGCGCAAAAGATCCCGGGTCCAGCCTGCCAAAATTGAAAATGGATGCGGGGCGTGTGGCCGTGGTCGGTCTTTCGTCCGGTGCCTATATGGCCACCCAGGCCAACCTGGCGTATCCGGAGTTGTTTCCGAATGCCGCGATGGTTGCTGGTGGCCCCTACGGCTGTGCCGGCGGCAAATTGGACGTGGCGCTGGGCAGTTGCATGAAGGGCGTGCCGGAGCCGGATGTTGCGGCGTTGGTGATCACTGCTGGCAAACGCTCCGCAGCTGGCGAAATCGGTGCGCTGCAGGATCTGGCGCATTCACGCATCTATCTGTTGCACGGCACGGACGATGCTCTGGTCACACCGACGGTTGCGGAAGCCGGCGCACATTTCTATGAGCAATTGCGCGATCACACGCCCGGTCTGACGAGCATGCAGGTGCATGATGATGGCCAGCGCGCGTTCGCCCACAATCTGCCAGTGGTAGGCAGCGGCGATGATTGTGACAAGTCGGTAGCGCCTTATCTGGGTCACTGCGGTTTTGATGCGGCAGGTGAAATCTTCGCGCAGATGTTCGGCAAGCCTTCGCATGCGCCAGGCCAAGCGCGTGGGGAGTTGCGCAGCTTTGATCAGAATACGTTGCGGCCTGACGGTGCCGATGCCTTCATGGCTGATACGGGTTACGTTTACGTTCCGGCAGCCTGCGCGGCTGGGAAGCCGTGCGGGTTGGTGGTTGCCTTCCACGGCTGCAAGCAGAATGCAGATGCGGTAGGCGAGGCCTTTGTAAAGGATGCCGGCTTCAACCGCTGGGCCGACGTTTACGGCGTCGCGGTGCTATATCCTCAGACACGCGCAAGCTTTGCGCCTTTGAATCCGCAAGCATGCTGGGACTGGTGGGGATATTCGGGAGCCGACTACGACAGCCGCCACGGCGTGCAGCTGCGCTGGCTGGTGAACGCAGTGCACGCGTTGGGCTTGCCAGCCGGGCATTGA
- a CDS encoding PAS-domain containing protein → MLSASVIAIAALCWLGLLFGVALLGERRPHIFEKRWAIVYALSLAIHCTSWTFYGTVTQASRSGWWLPPTFVGAILMYVFALKFLGRLVRLVREYNAGSLADLIAVRLGRHSGLAALVTAVVVIGIVPYIALQLKAVAMSYAILSQGQLAESDPWQDSALYVALLMALFAMLFGTRRASTMAHNRGLVLAMAFESLFKLGAMLALGTLLFTALPAGLPATLPTPPDSGGFPALILLGALAMFTMPHQFYAGIVECRDDGQLRTARWLFPLYLLLISLPILPLARLGDAWLGASGVSSDMYVLALPLARGEHGLALVAFLGGLSAATSMVVIATLTLSLMVVNHFIAPLRVRSGWGRDEQGDLRGALLNYRRVAIVVVILLAWAYSRVLARNEALADIGAISFSALAGLAPALLAAVYRPQLGSRAVIAGLASGTLVWMYAVSPTLLPAAHGWLHDGPFGLHWLAPDGLLGLGNWNRLGRAVVVSLLVNGAVMLMVAGSRYGRAARAVSVGEVGLVELRALAARFLPGERVEHLFNTVSLNGRAGSAQVAQVEHELAAVIGAASARLLLEVVHRQGRDDLDTVVAIVGEAAEDLRFNQRVLEAALENMSQGICVVDAELRLVAWNTPYERLFHYPRELLQVGRPVAELTRYNIDAGLLGSGEVEARVQRRLAHMRSGTRHLSERKFPDGTVVEIRGNPMPGGGFVATFTDVTAFRQAEGALKRVNETLELRVQERTGELATASAEAQAANDAKSRFLAAVTHDLMQPLHAAQLFAHSLTERGGDAVTAQHLNGALAATEGLLTGLLDVARLEGGRLHPQLRSFALAEVLDPLAAEFRAIAADHGVHMDVVGTRAWVHSDPQLLRRVLQNFLSNALRYAERGRVLLGVRRRGGCLRIEVWDNGPGIATHEQQLIFQEFRRGSTAGGQGLGLGLSIAQRMADLLGHPLGLRSWPGSGSVFHVDLPIALPLAASSAAVAVPRALPAGRALLLDNEPAALAALGNLLSRWGWQVHAARNAEQALAAPWRADLHILDFHLDGGHTGLDVWKLLHEQHADVPTVMLTADRDSDLRQRLQELGISVLYKPLKPVALRQVLQRVAVNLERG, encoded by the coding sequence ATGCTGAGCGCCAGCGTCATCGCGATCGCCGCGCTGTGCTGGCTTGGCCTGCTGTTTGGCGTGGCGTTGCTGGGCGAACGTCGCCCGCACATCTTCGAGAAGCGCTGGGCGATTGTTTACGCGCTGTCGCTGGCGATTCACTGCACCTCGTGGACGTTCTACGGCACGGTAACCCAGGCCAGCCGGTCAGGTTGGTGGCTGCCGCCGACGTTTGTCGGGGCGATCCTGATGTACGTATTCGCGCTGAAATTCCTTGGCCGACTGGTGCGGCTGGTGCGCGAGTACAACGCCGGTTCGCTGGCTGACCTGATTGCCGTGCGTCTGGGTCGCCACTCGGGTCTCGCCGCGCTGGTCACGGCGGTAGTGGTGATCGGGATCGTGCCGTACATCGCGCTGCAGCTGAAAGCCGTGGCGATGAGTTACGCGATCCTCAGTCAGGGGCAATTGGCCGAGTCTGATCCGTGGCAGGACAGCGCGTTGTACGTCGCCTTGCTGATGGCGTTGTTTGCGATGTTGTTTGGCACGCGGCGCGCCTCGACCATGGCGCACAACCGCGGTCTGGTGCTGGCGATGGCGTTCGAGTCGCTGTTCAAGCTGGGTGCAATGCTGGCGCTGGGCACGTTGCTGTTCACCGCCTTGCCCGCGGGGTTGCCGGCCACGTTGCCGACACCACCGGACAGCGGTGGGTTTCCCGCGTTGATCCTGCTCGGCGCGCTGGCGATGTTCACCATGCCGCATCAATTTTACGCGGGCATTGTCGAATGCCGCGATGACGGGCAGCTGCGCACCGCGCGCTGGCTGTTCCCGTTGTACCTGTTGCTGATCTCGTTGCCGATTCTGCCGCTGGCGCGGCTTGGCGATGCCTGGCTGGGTGCCAGCGGCGTGTCGTCGGACATGTATGTGCTGGCCTTGCCGCTGGCGCGTGGTGAGCATGGTCTGGCGCTGGTGGCTTTCCTCGGAGGCCTGAGCGCGGCGACCAGCATGGTGGTGATCGCCACGCTCACGCTTAGCTTGATGGTGGTCAACCACTTCATTGCACCGTTGCGCGTGCGCTCGGGCTGGGGCCGCGACGAACAAGGCGACCTGCGCGGCGCGCTGCTCAATTACCGGCGTGTGGCGATCGTGGTAGTGATCCTGCTGGCGTGGGCCTACAGTCGGGTGCTGGCGCGCAACGAAGCGCTGGCCGACATTGGCGCGATTTCATTTTCGGCGCTGGCCGGCTTGGCACCGGCGCTGCTGGCCGCGGTCTATCGGCCGCAGTTGGGTTCGCGCGCGGTGATTGCCGGCTTGGCTTCGGGAACGCTGGTCTGGATGTATGCGGTGTCGCCGACGCTGTTGCCGGCGGCGCATGGCTGGCTGCACGACGGTCCGTTCGGCCTGCACTGGTTGGCCCCGGATGGGCTGCTTGGACTGGGCAACTGGAATCGGCTGGGCCGTGCCGTGGTGGTCAGCTTGCTGGTGAACGGCGCAGTGATGTTGATGGTGGCCGGCTCGCGTTACGGACGCGCGGCCAGAGCAGTCAGCGTGGGTGAGGTGGGGCTGGTTGAACTGCGCGCACTGGCTGCGCGGTTTCTGCCAGGCGAACGAGTGGAGCACTTGTTCAACACGGTGTCGCTCAATGGTCGGGCCGGCAGCGCCCAGGTAGCGCAGGTGGAGCACGAGCTTGCTGCGGTGATCGGCGCGGCATCGGCGCGCCTGTTGTTGGAGGTGGTGCATCGGCAGGGGCGCGACGATCTCGACACCGTGGTCGCCATCGTCGGTGAGGCCGCGGAGGACCTGCGCTTCAACCAGCGGGTGCTGGAAGCGGCGCTGGAAAACATGAGCCAGGGCATCTGCGTGGTCGATGCCGAGCTGCGACTGGTGGCCTGGAACACGCCGTATGAACGGTTGTTCCATTACCCGCGCGAACTGTTGCAAGTCGGCCGGCCGGTGGCCGAACTGACCCGCTACAACATCGATGCCGGCCTGCTTGGCTCCGGTGAAGTGGAGGCGCGCGTACAGCGTCGGCTGGCGCACATGCGTTCGGGCACGCGGCATCTGTCCGAGCGAAAATTTCCTGATGGCACGGTAGTCGAGATCCGTGGCAACCCGATGCCCGGTGGTGGCTTTGTGGCTACCTTCACCGATGTCACCGCGTTTCGCCAGGCCGAGGGCGCGCTCAAGCGCGTCAACGAGACGCTCGAATTGCGAGTGCAGGAACGCACGGGCGAGCTGGCGACCGCCTCGGCGGAGGCGCAGGCGGCGAATGATGCGAAGAGCCGCTTTCTTGCCGCCGTTACCCACGACTTGATGCAGCCGCTGCATGCGGCGCAACTGTTCGCGCATTCATTGACCGAGCGCGGCGGCGATGCGGTCACCGCGCAACACCTCAATGGTGCACTGGCAGCCACCGAGGGCTTGCTCACCGGCTTGCTCGATGTGGCCCGGCTGGAAGGTGGTCGTCTGCACCCGCAGTTGCGATCGTTTGCGCTGGCCGAGGTGCTGGACCCGCTGGCGGCGGAGTTCCGTGCGATCGCCGCCGATCACGGTGTGCATATGGACGTGGTCGGCACGCGAGCCTGGGTACATTCCGATCCGCAGTTGCTGCGTCGCGTGCTGCAGAACTTCCTGTCCAACGCCTTGCGTTATGCCGAGCGCGGTCGGGTGTTGCTGGGTGTGCGGCGGCGTGGCGGCTGTTTGCGTATCGAGGTGTGGGACAACGGCCCCGGCATCGCCACGCACGAACAGCAGCTGATTTTTCAGGAATTTCGCCGAGGCAGTACGGCGGGCGGGCAGGGGCTGGGGCTGGGTTTGTCGATTGCGCAGCGCATGGCCGATCTGCTGGGTCATCCGCTGGGCCTTCGCTCCTGGCCGGGTAGCGGCAGCGTGTTTCATGTGGACTTGCCAATCGCCTTGCCGTTGGCCGCATCGAGTGCTGCCGTAGCGGTACCACGTGCGTTGCCGGCCGGCCGCGCATTGCTGCTGGACAATGAGCCTGCCGCATTGGCTGCGCTTGGCAACCTGCTGTCACGCTGGGGCTGGCAGGTGCACGCCGCCCGCAATGCCGAACAGGCATTGGCGGCACCGTGGCGAGCGGACCTGCACATTCTCGACTTTCATCTGGATGGCGGACACACCGGGCTGGACGTGTGGAAGCTGTTGCACGAGCAGCATGCCGACGTACCGACCGTGATGCTGACGGCGGATCGCGACAGCGACTTGCGCCAGCGCTTGCAGGAACTGGGCATCAGCGTGCTGTACAAGCCGCTGAAGCCAGTCGCGTTGCGCCAGGTGCTGCAGCGGGTGGCGGTCAATCTGGAACGGGGCTGA